The Ralstonia wenshanensis genome includes a region encoding these proteins:
- a CDS encoding NADH-ubiquinone oxidoreductase-F iron-sulfur binding region domain-containing protein, translated as MKPVLRDVLRRRLLRHRRQTDPTPANGDGCMAAVLDAQTSATERESSVLPGLHMPEPAQRHAATHGFYHLEHSRISECACAGLACFAARADRPDRWQIAATQTPALYCLGKCYDAPSDGAHDVRPHVGRHSSHSVLLGNVLRGGVRDLTAYRSGGSGGGGDALAMARQMAPQALVNLVQASRLRGRGGAAFPAGIKWKAVANAEARIKYVVVNADEGDAGAFSDRFLLEDDPFRLIEGAAIAAHAVGAQRGYLYIRKEYPEAVQVVSQALEQARSAGWLLPTFQLELVVGQGAYICGEETSLLNALEGRRPEVRPRPPQISARGLFGAPTLVHNVETLCAIPWIVTHGAAAYAALGFSQSRGTKLLSLNSLFRRPGLYEVDFGIRLADVVDQLGQGLRRGRLRGLMVGGPLAGIVPPALLDTRLGYEEMQAIDCAVGHGGMIAFSDDTSIASIVVQVLRFGSRESCGKCTPCHLGTPILAAMAQAAANGMPIDGNRFRRLIEALAETSLCGHGRGLAEFVQSVRRHYPSEFQSWFD; from the coding sequence ATGAAGCCAGTGTTGCGAGATGTGCTTCGCCGGCGGTTGTTGCGGCATCGGCGACAAACAGACCCGACACCCGCTAACGGCGACGGCTGTATGGCGGCTGTCTTGGATGCTCAGACGTCCGCCACGGAGCGCGAGTCCAGCGTGCTTCCTGGACTTCACATGCCAGAGCCGGCGCAACGGCATGCCGCCACGCACGGCTTCTACCACCTCGAGCACAGCAGGATCAGCGAGTGCGCTTGTGCTGGCTTGGCTTGTTTCGCTGCTCGCGCTGATCGGCCAGACCGCTGGCAGATCGCGGCCACCCAGACGCCTGCCCTCTACTGCCTCGGCAAATGCTATGACGCACCGAGTGATGGCGCACACGATGTCCGTCCGCACGTCGGTCGGCATTCAAGCCATTCTGTGCTGCTGGGCAACGTGCTGCGCGGCGGCGTGCGCGATCTGACGGCCTATCGCAGCGGTGGCAGCGGTGGCGGCGGTGATGCGCTTGCCATGGCCAGGCAGATGGCGCCGCAAGCGTTGGTCAACCTGGTGCAGGCGTCTAGATTGCGGGGGCGGGGTGGTGCCGCATTCCCCGCAGGCATCAAATGGAAAGCCGTTGCCAATGCTGAAGCCCGCATCAAGTATGTCGTGGTCAATGCTGACGAGGGGGACGCAGGAGCGTTCTCGGATCGCTTCCTGCTGGAGGACGATCCGTTTCGGCTCATTGAAGGCGCTGCGATTGCCGCGCATGCTGTCGGCGCACAGCGCGGCTACCTCTATATCCGGAAAGAGTATCCGGAAGCGGTGCAAGTGGTCTCGCAGGCCTTGGAACAGGCCCGGTCGGCTGGCTGGCTTCTTCCGACATTCCAACTTGAATTGGTCGTAGGGCAGGGCGCCTACATCTGCGGAGAAGAGACATCGCTATTGAATGCGCTGGAAGGGCGCCGCCCGGAAGTCCGGCCGCGGCCGCCGCAGATCAGCGCACGCGGTCTATTCGGTGCCCCCACGCTCGTGCATAACGTCGAGACCCTGTGCGCAATCCCGTGGATCGTGACCCACGGCGCCGCCGCTTATGCCGCACTTGGTTTCTCGCAGAGCCGGGGCACCAAACTGCTGTCGCTGAACTCCTTGTTTCGCAGGCCCGGGCTTTACGAAGTGGATTTCGGCATCCGTCTGGCGGATGTCGTCGATCAACTCGGTCAAGGGTTGCGCCGCGGCAGGCTGAGGGGGTTGATGGTTGGTGGGCCGTTGGCCGGCATCGTGCCACCCGCGCTGCTCGACACACGGCTTGGCTACGAGGAAATGCAGGCCATCGATTGCGCTGTCGGGCATGGCGGCATGATCGCGTTTTCGGACGACACCTCCATTGCAAGCATCGTCGTGCAGGTCTTGCGCTTTGGTAGTCGCGAGTCATGCGGGAAATGCACACCCTGTCATCTGGGCACGCCCATTCTGGCAGCCATGGCGCAGGCAGCGGCAAACGGCATGCCGATCGACGGCAACCGCTTCCGACGCCTGATCGAGGCGTTGGCGGAAACGAGCCTCTGCGGGCACGGACGGGGATTGGCTGAGTTTGTCCAGTCCGTGCGGCGTCACTATCCGTCGGAGTTCCAATCATGGTTCGATTGA
- the fdhF gene encoding formate dehydrogenase subunit alpha, whose translation MVRLTIDGAAREAAEGALLIDALSAAGKTVPHLCHDDRLIPSGACRLCIVHVKGQPHPVASCSTEVAEGMVVQTRSVALDALCRTNLELIAARYPRTAYAADPRHPFHRLLAKYDVPPGGKFEDGLFRDDSHPYLGVGMDRCVYCERCVRICEEVQGQFIWEMAGRDDATRVAISKGPTLLSAGCVSCGACVDTCPSGALFDKRIVSKPTAWTRTTCAYCGVGCQMDVGTANGRVVAVRPADRPVNRGHLCVKGRYAFEYNHASDRATQPMLRRDGRWQAVGWSEALDFTATQLQAVIARYGSDAVGVLASSRATNEENYLAQKFARVVLGTHNVDCCARVCHTPSAKALKSMLGVGAATNSFDDIEQARAFLICGANPTENHPVVGARIKQAALKGARLVVIDPRRTELAALADVHLPVRMGCNVPLLNALAAAMIEEGRIDRAFLTERVSGFDTFAAHVAAFAPERMAEVCGVPADAIRAAARIYANNPPAMCFHGLGVTEHLQGSEGVMALINLALLTGNLGKPGSGINPLRGQNNVQGAAQMGCDPATLTGSQSISQAGSRFEQIWGHQLPTGRGLDVLEMMDAARAGHLKALWVMGYDIYLSLANATATAAALAALDLVIVQDLFVNQTAEAFGTVFLPAASAFEKEGTFMNSDRRVQRVHAVTTPPGQARPDWWIIQALAARMGKPKGFEFETPQQIWDEVRSLWPDGAGLAYARLEREDLHWPCPDETHPGTAVLHRERFFGSKTAALVPVAYVPTSEQTSDAYPFLLTTGRVLHHFNAGTMSYRTPNAVLKPSDTLDMAPADAACHGLVEGDMVEVSSRYGAAILPLRISDAMQRGQLFCSFHRPDLLINRLTSPVRDRLVHAPEYKVTAVRVTKRNA comes from the coding sequence ATGGTTCGATTGACCATCGACGGTGCGGCGCGTGAGGCGGCCGAGGGCGCATTACTGATTGATGCCCTGTCGGCGGCCGGTAAGACGGTTCCACACCTGTGCCACGACGACCGGCTGATACCTTCCGGCGCATGCCGTCTCTGCATCGTGCATGTGAAGGGGCAGCCCCACCCCGTTGCAAGCTGCTCCACCGAAGTTGCCGAAGGCATGGTCGTACAGACGCGCAGCGTTGCGCTCGACGCTCTGTGCCGTACAAACCTGGAGCTGATCGCTGCGCGCTACCCGAGAACCGCCTATGCGGCAGACCCGCGTCACCCGTTTCACCGGTTGCTGGCCAAATATGATGTGCCGCCGGGCGGCAAGTTTGAGGATGGGCTGTTCCGGGACGACAGCCACCCTTACCTCGGGGTCGGCATGGATCGCTGCGTCTATTGCGAACGCTGCGTCCGCATTTGCGAGGAGGTGCAGGGCCAGTTCATCTGGGAGATGGCTGGGCGCGACGATGCAACACGCGTTGCCATCAGCAAGGGGCCAACGCTGCTCAGCGCAGGCTGTGTGAGTTGCGGTGCATGTGTCGACACGTGCCCCAGCGGTGCCCTGTTTGATAAGCGAATCGTCTCCAAACCGACAGCCTGGACAAGAACGACGTGTGCGTATTGCGGGGTCGGCTGCCAAATGGATGTGGGCACCGCCAACGGCCGTGTGGTCGCCGTGCGCCCCGCGGATCGGCCAGTGAATCGTGGCCACCTGTGTGTGAAGGGGCGCTACGCGTTCGAGTACAACCACGCGTCGGACCGTGCCACTCAGCCCATGCTTCGCCGTGACGGACGGTGGCAGGCGGTGGGCTGGAGCGAGGCGCTCGATTTCACGGCCACACAACTGCAGGCTGTCATTGCGCGGTATGGGAGCGATGCGGTTGGCGTGCTGGCGTCTTCGCGCGCGACCAACGAGGAGAACTATCTGGCGCAGAAGTTTGCCCGCGTAGTGCTGGGGACACACAACGTTGACTGCTGCGCACGTGTTTGCCACACACCCAGCGCCAAGGCCCTCAAATCAATGCTTGGCGTTGGCGCGGCCACCAACAGCTTCGACGACATCGAGCAGGCGCGCGCTTTCCTGATCTGCGGCGCCAACCCGACAGAAAACCATCCGGTCGTCGGGGCGCGCATCAAGCAGGCGGCGCTCAAAGGGGCGCGGCTTGTTGTCATCGACCCACGTCGTACCGAGCTGGCGGCGTTGGCCGATGTCCATCTGCCCGTGCGCATGGGCTGCAACGTACCGCTATTGAATGCGCTGGCGGCCGCGATGATCGAAGAGGGACGTATTGATCGGGCATTTCTGACCGAGCGGGTCAGCGGCTTCGATACTTTCGCCGCGCATGTTGCAGCCTTCGCTCCAGAGCGCATGGCCGAGGTGTGCGGCGTGCCCGCTGATGCAATCCGTGCTGCAGCAAGAATCTATGCCAACAACCCGCCCGCCATGTGTTTCCATGGCCTTGGCGTAACCGAACACCTGCAGGGCAGTGAAGGCGTGATGGCACTCATTAACCTGGCCCTGCTCACAGGCAACCTTGGCAAGCCCGGCAGCGGCATCAACCCCTTACGTGGTCAGAACAACGTGCAAGGTGCGGCGCAGATGGGGTGTGACCCGGCCACACTCACCGGCTCGCAGTCGATCAGCCAGGCCGGCTCCCGCTTCGAGCAAATCTGGGGGCACCAGTTGCCAACCGGCCGCGGCCTTGACGTCCTGGAAATGATGGATGCCGCCAGGGCGGGCCACCTCAAGGCGCTGTGGGTAATGGGCTATGACATTTATCTTTCATTGGCCAACGCAACGGCAACCGCGGCTGCACTGGCTGCGCTTGATCTGGTGATCGTGCAGGATCTGTTCGTGAATCAAACCGCTGAAGCGTTCGGTACGGTTTTCCTGCCGGCGGCATCGGCCTTCGAAAAGGAGGGCACCTTCATGAACTCGGACCGGCGGGTGCAGCGTGTCCACGCTGTCACCACGCCCCCCGGACAAGCTCGTCCAGACTGGTGGATCATCCAGGCGCTCGCTGCGCGGATGGGCAAGCCGAAGGGTTTCGAGTTCGAGACTCCACAGCAGATCTGGGATGAAGTGCGGTCGCTCTGGCCGGATGGCGCTGGATTGGCGTATGCGCGCCTGGAGCGCGAAGATCTTCACTGGCCATGCCCGGACGAAACGCATCCAGGCACAGCCGTGCTGCATCGGGAACGCTTCTTCGGCAGCAAGACTGCCGCGTTGGTTCCGGTTGCATACGTGCCCACATCTGAGCAGACCAGCGACGCTTATCCCTTCCTGCTGACCACCGGTCGGGTGCTGCACCACTTCAACGCCGGCACGATGAGCTACCGCACCCCCAATGCAGTGCTGAAGCCATCGGACACGCTGGACATGGCGCCTGCAGATGCGGCATGCCATGGTCTGGTGGAAGGCGACATGGTCGAAGTGTCAAGCCGGTACGGTGCCGCGATCCTGCCGTTGCGCATCAGCGATGCCATGCAAAGAGGACAGTTGTTCTGCAGCTTCCATCGTCCGGATCTATTGATCAACCGATTGACGTCTCCGGTGCGCGACCGGCTGGTGCATGCGCCGGAATACAAGGTGACTGCGGTACGGGTGACAAAGCGCAACGCCTGA